In a genomic window of Ipomoea triloba cultivar NCNSP0323 chromosome 3, ASM357664v1:
- the LOC116012638 gene encoding zinc-finger homeodomain protein 9-like: protein MEINSSCNTAVKTPEADSETPTAAARIYPAKPLSYSSNGVLKRLNHARYGGGFGSNGHHAVVVHYRECLKNHAAALGGHAVDGCGEFMASPTANPADPTSLKCAACGCHRNFHRREPPEEARSPHEAVAALEYQPHHRHHPPPPPPQAGCHSSPNSSSPPPISSAYYPSAAPHVLLALGTGLSALQTDSVTANHTSVTPPSNPNGRKRFRTKFTQDQKDKMLEFADKIGWKILKRDEDLINEFCAKIGVERGVLKVWMHNNKNTAGKKDQPPSAAAAAAAADGGDFDLVTAAAACQFDVKNENNSRTVSTALTATNGSFYSS from the coding sequence ATGGAGATAAATAGCAGCTGCAACACCGCCGTGAAGACGCCGGAGGCGGACTCGGAGACGCCGACGGCGGCGGCGCGGATTTATCCGGCGAAGCCGTTGTCGTACAGTAGCAACGGGGTGTTGAAGCGGCTGAACCACGCGCGTTACGGCGGTGGGTTTGGGAGCAACGGGCACCACGCGGTGGTGGTGCACTACAGGGAATGTTTGAAGAATCACGCGGCGGCGCTTGGGGGGCACGCGGTGGATGGGTGTGGGGAATTCATGGCTTCGCCAACGGCCAACCCGGCGGACCCGACATCCTTAAAATGCGCCGCGTGTGGGTGTCACCGCAATTTCCACCGCCGTGAGCCGCCGGAGGAGGCGCGTTCCCCGCACGAGGCGGTGGCGGCGCTTGAGTACCAGCcgcaccaccgccaccaccctccgccgccgccgccgcaggcCGGGTGCCATAGCAGCCCCAATTCCTCGTCCCCGCCGCCGATCTCCTCGGCGTATTACCCCTCCGCGGCGCCTCACGTGCTTCTCGCCCTCGGCACGGGCCTGTCCGCGCTACAAACGGATTCCGTCACCGCCAACCACACCTCCGTCACTCCTCCGTCAAATCCTAACGGCAGAAAACGGTTCCGAACGAAATTCACCCAAGATCAGAAAGACAAAATGTTGGAGTTCGCCGATAAAATCGGGTGGAAGATTCTGAAGCGAGACGAAGATCTCATCAACGAATTCTGCGCAAAAATCGGCGTAGAAAGAGGAGTTCTTAAAGTATGGATGCACAACAACAAGAACACCGCCGGCAAGAAAGATCAACCGCCCTCCGCTGCcgctgccgccgccgccgcggaCGGCGGCGATTTCGATTTAGttaccgccgccgccgcctgtCAATTCGACGTCAAGAACGAAAACAACAGCCGCACTGTTTCTACCGCTCTCACCGCCACTAATGGATCTTTCTATTCTTCTTGA